In a genomic window of Lycium ferocissimum isolate CSIRO_LF1 chromosome 9, AGI_CSIRO_Lferr_CH_V1, whole genome shotgun sequence:
- the LOC132030878 gene encoding probable polygalacturonase: MVETVTSSFWWRWAQPHHPHRCIPAIFTTHKAIITSLWITLLITIFWWQMDATTGILIFRRVFPVRELPKFRPVAFNLTDFGGVGDGVTVNTKAFERAILEISKLGKKGGGQLNVPPGYWLTAPFNLTSHMTLFLAEGAVILGVDDEKYWPLMPPLPSYGYGREHRGPRYGSLIHGQKLKDVIITGHNGTINGQGQAWWKKFRSKLLNHTRGPLVQIMWSTDILISNITLQDSPFWTLHPYDCKNVTIRNVTILAPIAGAPNTDGIDPDSCEDVLIENCYISVGDDGIAIKSGWDQYGIAYGRPSKNILIRNLVIRSNVSAGVSIGSEMSGGVSNVTVENLFIWNSRRAVRIKTAPGRGGYVRDITYRNLTFENVRVGIVIKTDYNEHADEKFDPKAVPVLENISYTTIHGEGVRVPVQIHGSKEIPVKNVTFRDMSVGLTYKKKHIFQCAFVQGRVIGTIFPAPCKNLDLYDEQGHLIRRSDAQNATDIDYDI, encoded by the exons atggTGGAGACTGTAACATCATCATTTTGGTGGCGTTGGGCtcaaccccaccacccccatAGATGTATTCCAGCAATTTTTACAACCCACAAAGCTATAATCACTTCACTATGGATCACTTTATTAATAACCATTTTTTGGTGGCAAATGGATGCTACTACTGGAATCTTGATTTTTCGGCGAGTTTTTCCGGTTAGGGAGTTGCCTAAGTTCAGGCCAGTGGCATTTAACTTGACAGACTTTGGTGGTGTTGGTGACGGTGTTACTGTTAATACAAAGGCATTTGAGAGGGCTATATTGGAAATTAGCAAACTTGGGAAGAAAGGTGGAGGGCAGCTTAATGTGCCACCTGGTTATTGGTTAACGGCGCCGTTTAATCTTACTAGTCATATGACTCTTTTCCTTGCTGAGGGTGCTGTTATATTGGGTGTTGAT GATGAGAAGTACTGGCCTCTCATGCCTCCCTTACCTTCATATGGATATGGAAGAGAGCATCGTGGACCCCGCTATGGAAGTTTAATCCATGGCCAAAAACTCAAAGATGTGATAATTACAG GGCATAATGGTACCATTAATGGGCAGGGTcaagcatggtggaagaaattcCGGTCGAAGCTTCTTAACCATACGAGAGGACCGCTCGTGCAGATCATGTGGTCTACTGACATACTAATCTCAAATATAACTTTACAAGACTCTCCCTTTTGGACACTCCATCCGTACGACTGCAAGAATGTAACAATCAGGAATGTTACAATCCTGGCACCCATTGCTGGGGCTCCAAATACTGATGGCATTGATCCAG ATTCCTGTGAAGATGTGTTGATAGAGAACTGTTACATCAGCGTTGGTGATGATGGCATCGCAATAAAGAGTGGATGGGATCAGtatggaattgcttatggacgACCTTCGAAGAATATACTCATTCGGAACCTTGTCATTCGTTCCAATGTCAG CGCTGGTGTATCGATAGGAAGTGAGATGTCCGGCGGAGTATCAAATGTTACTGTGGAAAACCTCTTTATCTGGAACTCAAGACGTGCTGTACGCATCAAAACAGCGCCTGGAAGAGGAGGATACGTTCGAGATATAACATACAGGAACTTGACGTTCGAAAATGTTAGGGTTGGCATCGTCATCAAAACAGATTACAATGAACATGCGGATGAGAAATTTGACCCCAAAGCCGTCCCTGTACTGGAGAACATAAGCTACACAACAATCCACGGTGAGGGAGTCCGCGTGCCTGTTCAAATTCATGGTAGTAAAGAAATTCCCGTGAAGAACGTTACTTTCAGAGATATGTCGGTTGGGTTAACGTACAAGAAGAAGCATATATTCCAGTGTGCTTTCGTTCAAGGTCGTGTTATAGGGACTATCTTCCCCGCCCCTTGTAAGAATCTCGATTTATATGACGAGCAAGGACATCTGATCAGACGATCGGATGCACAAAACGCGACAGATATAGATTATGACATTTGA
- the LOC132030879 gene encoding photosystem I chlorophyll a/b-binding protein 6, chloroplastic, whose amino-acid sequence MALAIHSTAFSSIPIRKLSTKTFSGKVTTCVLSRKTRLNAGKEVSSVCEPLPPDRPLWFPGSSPPEWLDGSLPGDFGFDPLGLGSDPESLKWFAQAELIHSRWAMLAVAGILIPEWLESLGFIDNFSWFDAGEREYFADSTTLFVVQLVLMGWAEGRRWADIINPGCVDIELKVPHKKNPKPDVGYPGGVWFDPFMWGRGSPEPVMVLRTKEIKNGRLAMLAFVGFCFQAVYTGQGPIENLMSHLADPGHNNIFSAFASR is encoded by the exons ATGGCTTTAGCCATTCATTCCACTGCATTTTCTAGCATCCCAATAAG GAAGCTATCTACAAAAACATTTTCAGGGAAAGTTACCACATGTGTGTTATCTAGAAAAACTAGATTGAATGCTGGTAAAGAAGTTTCAAGTGTTTGTGAACCACTTCCTCCAGATAGGCCACTATGGTTTCCTGGAAGTTCACCTCCTGAATGGCTTGATGGCAG TCTTCCTGGAGATTTTGGCTTTGATCCACTTGGATTAG GGTCTGATCCAGAATCACTGAAATGGTTTGCTCAAGCTGAGCTAATACATAGCAGATGGGCAATGCTGGCAGTAGCTGGAATTCTAATTCCAGAATGGCTAGAAAGTCTCGGATTCATCGACAACTTTTCATGGTTCGATGCTGGTGAAAGAGAGTATTTTGCAGACTCCACAACTTTATTTGTTGTACAACTTGTCTTGATGGGCTGGGCCGAGGGTCGAAGATGGGCTGATATAATCAATCCAGGATGTGTTGACATTGAACTAAAAGTACCTCACAAGAAAAATCCCAAACCAGATGTTGGATATCCTGGTGGAGTATGGTTTGATCCATTTATGTGGGGAAGAGGATCACCCGAACCGGTTATGGTGTTGagaactaaggagatcaagaaTGGTCGACTCGCTATGTTAGCCTTTGTTGGTTTTTGTTTTCAAGCTGTTTATACTGGACAAGGACCTATTGAGAATTTAATGTCACATCTTGCTGATCCTGGACATAACAACATATTCTCG GCTTTTGCATCCCGGTGA